One Ranitomeya imitator isolate aRanImi1 chromosome 4, aRanImi1.pri, whole genome shotgun sequence genomic window, GTTACCTACTCAATTACATTGTGGACACGAAAGCATAACATACATATTGTTGAGTTAAcgctaaacaaaaaaaaattttttatacggcgtgatcctgccagggtacagctccagaaccattaaagtacagacagtatttttctcgacagtcccttgcatcgtctgcctgtctgccagatcccagCGCTTGAAGAGCTGCTAAATTTTCTGGTATGGTGTACGCCATTCcctgggcacaatatctccggttcttgggtccactgcatcaataaatgaAGGAGGAGAGTAGGAGctggtatcatgacgtctcaggaaattatggagcacacagcatgccaaaaccacaaagtctatagacggcagcttcaagttgatagctgtgtggaaaactctaaaccgattcgccataatcccaaaggcattttcaaccacacgacgggccctagaCAACCGGTAATTATAGATTCTGCGCTCCGCTGTGAGTGTTCGctgcgcaaatggcttcagcagatgtggatgaagagggaaagcttcatctgcgatgaaaacaaaattgaggtttgcttttgtgtcttcattttgtggcaactgcagttgattgttcctcaagctttccccaaattaaGTGTATTCAAAAACACCaccatcggagactcgaccattcatgccaacatccacatccacgaactcatagttcgcattgacaagggccatgaggatcacactgaaatatcctttatagttgtaaaaaaaggatccagagttggctggttgcgtgatgcgcacatgctttccatccaatgcgccaccgcagtttggaaactgccacagctgatcaaaatcggaagcaatcctcttctagTTATCCGCCAtcctgggaaactgcaagatgagaaggaaacatgtacaaattagttaaaatatattgttgtgcacatacactctcatgtggacatcctagagtgattgacgcGCAGTATGGAGTAGTAAAACAAAGTCAACAATCCTGAGTATGCAGGTAGTCATTTTATCAGACGGCTTcactgactgagagggggtgctaaacaatatatcgaaaTAATATAACCTATAAaataacgttgggagcagcaaataaaagaagggtggcgcaggattgtagcagcacatgtcagaatggagccgcaaaacgggagcagcacatgtcagaatggagacgcaggatggagcaggatcgcagcagcacatgtcagaatgggggcgcaggatgggagcagcacatgataggatggagaccatataccaatagaaatgctcgccaccagggcgtacaacgggttcaatagctagtataatatatcgacataacataacacagcagcaaaaaaaaaatagtagtacctccatataatgccttaagctgtgcacaatggcctcgcatgtctccggaatcacaacgctcagtaaaggtctggaaacagcagcggaaaactgcaaatcctgaagagaccttcctgtagccaggaaccgcagtgtcaccgccaacctttcatccacgggcacggctgcacccatcggcgtatcacgcctttgtatgagtggcgtaacagcagcaaGTATAATCTTGAACgattcctctgacatcctaaggtagtttctgaaatcatgagggttattatcacgtaactctcttatgagacccatgtgtgacaatgtagatcttttctgcagccagctccgggtccacatgcgacgttttcgtttaggacgtctctcctcttggagacgtgctgcctcaaacaccagggcagcagcaacgacagacctctcaccggaagtgagcatacttcctaaaaagaaaacaaacgtacaataaatacacgtgcttacaaaacaatgttttgaccattgatctaacTATATATGTTGCTACCGGCATAAACGGGGCAGTCCACCATGCTAcagctcgatctgtaaaaggattaattgggccacgctacagctgtgtacctgaggctcTCTGGCCTACCCTACTCCCCATAAGGAACAATCGTCCACGCTCCAGCGTTTAACATGAGGCATCCCtgttgaagcgcaacatctgctacgctgtagtgttatacatacctcttgcggtaaaagtctgtagtttTAAAAGTCCAAGGAACCCAGTGAATTTAGGAGCTCTGTTTCCAGCACGTGCTCCAGAGAGAAAAGAATAcagcgctcgacagctccggttttatcagccgggaacaatagtcctttgtctgtcgaatgagcACACAGTATTGTAGCGCcaaatcagcacacaggaggtggagaattcGGCACTCCTATGTAGccagctcctccacccattacatcgtatacaatatcgtgcacaccttggtgcacgatgcgatcatgccgccacagcgagacacttgacgacgaaagaaagtttcaaacgatctgctacgacgtacgattctcagcggggtacctgatcgcagtagcgtgtcagacactgcgagatcgtaactatatcgctggaacgtcacaaatcgtgccgtcgtagcgatcaaaatggcactgtgtgacggtaccctaactctatcCCCATGGCACTGACTGATAGTGCTGAGTTAGCCAATGAAAGTGTGGAAGGAAGGAAGGGTGCTCCAGACCATTCAGCACCAATTACAGTGTTCAGACCAACTCATTTAACATGAACAAATAACATTTTCTATCCATTCTTAAACCTGAGGTTTTGTTTTTCTTGGCACATGGTCCAGTCATAAGGTTGAAGCTGACCGACTCCCTTTAAAATCCAACATGGAATTCCTTACATCTAAGTACATTCTGGCCTATTTTCTCTCAATCATCGTCTAAGCACTGACAAGATCAGATGTACACTCAACTTTAAAATtggaacaccaagaaggaaaagtcatgaaatTATCAATATCACTGGATGGataaacatgttaatgatatgcaaatgataaaaAAGGGTAACAATTTATAAAAtgttgatttattcagtatcaagtatgagcgCCACTTGCAGAAATTCCCACACTTTCATGTCTTAGCTGCTATCATTGAATGTATTAATGGTTGGCTCAGGATAGTTCTTCCACACTGAATGCACttaacaaatcatcaagatctggtcCTGGCGACTCCTTTTGCAATTACCGATCAATGATGTTGCAGATGTGTTTGAGGGGTGACATGACCGGAGACGCTGCAGCCCACAGTAGTACATTTGAGCCACGCAAGCATCACAATAGCAAGAGCAACATGCAGCCCGGCCTTGTTGTATTGAAAAATGGCTGCTGGCGCACTTTGGAGAAATGACTATAACTAGTTAACAACCTAATTAATGTAACGTTTACTTGTTAGTGTACCTAGAAGGAATACTAAAGGGGTCCAGCAGCCATACATTATGCCACTCTACACCATAACCCCAAGAGTTAGACTTTTGTCCTTCGCAAAGCCCTCTTCATGGTGTTACCCACATTGTCTTGTCAGGTTCTTAGAATGTATACATAAACCATAAGAAGGCTTTTGCCCGTCATTGGGGGTGGAGGCAGACGTTCAGCTAAAGGTGTTCCATTGACCTGCAAAtgagaatacaatgtaggagaaATTGGTCAAATTCTGCACcgctgaatcatgtagtccaaaggtattattAAAAGTGATTCTTACGTGGTATTTCCTGAtggagttctttgaaactcagaaacgcgttgaataaagaccatttttaataatacctttggactacatgattcagcagcgcagaatttgaccacgttctcctacattgtattctcgtggctccgtggatctgctgcagcggatTTCTCCAATGCTTGTCTTAAGCCACGTCTggtgagtgattttagatttttagatTGCATTGACTGCTTAATGTcagataaaaccctattgcgctatTTTTCTCCAACAGTTTTTATTGGCCTGCAAATGATATGCTTTCAAGAGCTACCATGGTGCATAGCAAGTTGGATATGGAGGCTGGAATAGAGGTTCAACTACTTCAGCGATGAGTTCCGTATTTATCTAGGGTGCAATGATAGCCAGAGTTTGGTTTGGGAAATGAGGGCAATGCCATTAAGAAGCCTATATTTTGCTtacatttttcatcatttgcatatcattaacaaatCTGTGATTCCCATATTTCCAAGACTTTGCCTTCTTGGTATTGTGATCTCAATGTTGAGAAGTGTTTATTATGCATGGTGCAACTGTATGGTGTCTGTAGTTGGCTAATGACATGGGTTGCCCACAGGTGACACTACTAAAATAGCTTTCTTCTTTCTGTTTTTCATACTTTATTCTACGGAGCATTGCACTTCTGCTCATTAAGAACTTTCTGGGAGCCAAAACACGATCAAACTTGTAAAGAATCAACCATTCCTTCTCACATTGGCTTTATTTTAGTTTTCGAGTTGGTAATTTCTTCAAACAAATGTTTTAATTCTAGCTCTAAAATGTTGAAGCCAACAAAAATGTCCTCTAGGTTATGGATGTGGCCAAACAGAAGTCATCCATCCCTCATCCTTACAAATATTTTAACAAAATTGTAAGTTAACCATTTTCTTCTTGAGGCGAGTCTATGTTTTAAGGCATCCACATCTGTAAAAGACTAACATCAGCCACAAGTATCAACAAtatgttaaatatataatttatattaCAATTAACACTTAAATTCACCGAGTTAATCGTCTGGTTACATTAACACTGACATAATCAAATACGCTAAAGAGATGAGACCACAGCAATGTACATTCACATGTTAAAAAATTAAAGACCAAAAGGTCTGAAGGTCCATCGAGCTGTCATAGTTTATGTGCAAAACATTTGGTAACTTCCACGCAACAATGGAACAATGACAAGTTGGAGAAGTCAACAAGTTCTGTAATACAGACATGTACAATTCAGGTTTATTTAGAAATGTGGATCCATGTAACTTTGGATTAGGCACACATATAACGTGATTTTCTAGTCACTATGATGCAAATAAATATTCAGATCTGTTGAAAAGTGTGATAGTGCTATTTCTTGGTTTCTGAAATAAGGCATGAACAGATATCTGTAAACTCCTCGATGTACAATACATTTAGGCCTTCTCATAAATTACAGTAGCTGTTTAAGACTCTTTAAGGTCCATTTTGGGGTCTATAATATGAGCTGGTTGTTTACCTCTACGGTGGATTCTCTGATGTTTAATTAGTGTTGAACAATCTGTAAAACTTCTTCCGCAATCTTTACACGTGtacggcttctccccagtgtgaatccTTTGGTGTTTCACCAATGTAGAACTATCTGCAAAGCACTTTCCACAAACCTTGCAAGAATAAGGCctctccccagtgtgaattcttTGGTGTTTAATTAAAGTGGAGTTGTCTATAAAGCTTTTGCCACAGTAATTACACACATAAGGCCTCTCACCTGTATGGATTCTCTGGTGTTTGACCAAGGTTGAGCTGTCTGTGAAGCTTTTACCGCATTCCGTACATGCAAAAGGTTTCTCTCCAGTCTGGAAGCGCTGATGAACAATGAGGTGGGAATTACAAGAGAAGCATTTCCCACATACTGTGCATGTgtatggtttctcccctgtatgGGTCCTCTGATGGTTCACCAGTGTTGACCTGGCAGCAAAGTTTCTCCCACACAGAATGCAGGCAAAAGGCTTTTCACCAGTATGAGTCCTCTGGTGTTTCACCAGGGATGAACTGTCGATGAAACCTTTTCCACATTGCGAGCAAGTAAATGGTTTGTCCCCAGTATGTGTCCTCTGGTGTTTCACCATAGCGGATTTTTTTGTATACCTATTTCCACAAGTCATGCATACAAATGGTTTCTCTCCGGTGTGTACGCGTTGGTGTATTACAAGCGTTGAGCTGTCAGTGAAGCTCTTTCCACATTCCTGGCAAATGAAAGGCCGTTCtcctgtgtgagctctctggtgcACAATAAGATGAGAGTTACAAGAATACGTCTTTCCACACTCTTTACACGCATagggcttctctccagtgtgactTCTACGATGGACTACTAAGGTTGAGTTCTCAGTAAACCTCTTCCCGCATTCCGTGCATTCAAATGACTTTTCTCCTGTGTGGATCCTTTGATGTTTCACCAAATTTGACCTGTCTGTAAAACTCTTCCCACACTCGATGCAAGTGAAGGACTTTTCTCGAGTGTGAATCCTATGGTGCTTTACCAGATTTGACCGATCCGTAAAACTTTTCCCGCAAACGGTGCACGCGAATGGCTTCTCAcccgtgtgaattctctcatgttttACCAAGGACGGACGGTCCGTGAAACATTTTTCACAATAGGAACAAGAGTAAAGTCTCACACCCGCATGAATCCTTTGGTGTATGACCAGGTGCGAGTTATAGGAGAAAGTTTTTCCGCAAACGGTGCATGTATGGGATTTCTGACCCCTATGAGTCTTTTGGTGCTTCACAAACAGTGCACTGTCTGTAAAACTCTTCCCGCAATCTATACAAAGGTATGTGGTCATTTCCAACACATTTCCAGTTTTGGGATCTATGGAGTTGAAAATGTTGTAGCAGTTGTCAACCATTCTGGTGTAAGTCATGTCAGGGTGGACTTGAATGTTGCTAATATACTTTTTCGACATCCTCTTTTCGGCTTTTTGAAATGATGTGGTGCATGGTTCTTGTAGTTTACGGTACTTATCAATACAATTTCTGTTCAAAACAAAGCAGAAAACAAGAAACTTGAAATTACTCAAAAAATACCAAAGAATCTTACAAAGCGTGTCATTCTAAAAGGGTGAAACTTTACGTGCAGACGTCAGGCACCTATTCAAAAAATGACAAGACACATACACAAACATTTACTggagtcatcatcatcatcagatccTGTAGTGTTTAGTCTTTCGCTCTGCGATGAGCCTTCATCTTCATAATACATTGTGATAATCTGGGGAAAAGAGTTGTGTCATTATTGAGACCCATGAACTAACACCTGTGTGCAAGACCGAGGTAGGAGTTATTTATCTGGACACATTACTAAAATCTCAGTACCTGTCATTTGTTTAGATGGCGAAATCTTACAGGAAACTATCGGGAGGTTTTAGTATCCCCAACTAGTCTATGCTTAGGTGGCTGTAATGTAGATTAAATCCATACCTTTGCTTTTTGCAATTCTATATTCCTTTCCCAAGTAAtcgctttttgtaatttttatgtaAATCAGCTTCAAGTGCAGGGGGCTTGGCCTTGCACTTACAGCTGTCTGGCCTCTCCCCCTCTTTCTCCACCTAAGGCCATCCTCTGGTCACTGAATGACAGGTCACTCGTCTGAATGACTTGCCTCTTCCATCAAACAACTCACACAGGTACCATCACTCTTTGGAGTGGCCCATGTGTAGATCCCTGGTCGGCTGGCATCAGTAGCGGCCGGTCATGTAACCGCAAATACACAGTTTGCTTACTTCCGGTCACATTTTGACTAGAAATGTCCTACCTCACACATTTCACTTGatttgaacgaggtctaatacgtctagtcggcacatgaccccatgtatgcaaattgcatacttttgGTCACGTGCCTGTCTGCTGGTAGGCTAGTATGTGGCCTTatatatcactagatggtggcccaattctaacgcatcgggtattctagaatatgcatgtttacttagtatattgcccagccacatagtatattgcccagccacgtagtatattgcccagttacgtagtatattgcccagccacgtagtatgttgcccagttacgtagtatattacctagtaacgtagtatattgcccagccacgtagtatattgcccagttacgtagtatattgcccagccacgtagtatattgcccagttacgtagtatattacctagtaacgtagtatattgcgcagccacgtagtatattgcccagccacgtagtatattgcccagccacgtagtatattgcacagcgacggagtatacagcacagagccaagtagtaaacaggcttaaaataaaaaataaacatatactcaccctccgttgaagtcctggccctgtgtgcggtgcacgcggcagcttccggtcccagggttggtatgggcgcaggacctgtgatgacgtcgcggtcacatgactgcgacgtcatggcaggtccttgtcacataccatccttgccaccggaacctgccgcttgcatggagcggttaccggagcgtcgcgaggagcgggaaaggtgccggaatgtgagtatatgatgattttttatttttttaattatttttaacattagatctttttactattgaggctgcataggcagctttaatagtaaaaaagttggtcacacagggttaatagcagcgttaattgagtgcgttacaccgcggcataacgcggtccattagcgctgccattaaccctgtgtgagcgctgactggaggggagtacggaatcgggcaccgactgcggggaggaaggagcggccatgttgctgccggactgcgcccgtcgctgattggtcgtggcaatggtcgtgggcgttttgccacgaccaatcagcgactcggattccatgacagacagaggccgcgaccaatgaatatccgggacagacagaaagatggaagtgacccttagacaattatatagtagatggttatgGGCTGAAGTCTAGGGACCAGGGCTGGAATCTGATAACTTAAGAATCTGGGCTGGGATTTGATAATTTACGGGCCTCGACTGGAGTCTGATAATTTAGGGGCCTGGGCTTAAGTCTGATAATTTAGGGGCCTGGGCTTAAGTCTGATAATTTAGGGGCCTGAGCTGCAGTTGGGCCTGGGTTGAAGTCTGAAACATTACGGTCTTGGTCTGGGGTCTGATGCCATATGGATGTAGTCTAGAGTATGATAATTCAGGGGGTTGGTCTTTAGCCTACTAATTAAGGGACCTGATAATTAAGGAGTGTGGTTTAGGATCTGATGAACAAGTTCTTCTTCTCCAGGGAAGAGTGCATTAAATGTTTGCTATTGGACCCAGTCTAGGTCCCGTCTTCTTCGGATAGGAAGATAATAGCAACAGGAtgacgtagagccataaaaaaattACACTGTTCTATAGATTTTCAGAGGTTGTCAGGTTGTTATGTAATGACCCAATTCTTAAAGGTtttgacctcctgaattcaaatctaACAATGAAAAGtgttttccttttactgctacatGTAATTAAACGTTTCAGTACTTTGGaacattatttttgcaaatatgaagatgcaaaatatttttttatgccaATCTTCTATTTATTCAGAGGAAAGGTAGCAACAATTCAGGTAACAAAAAGAAGTGTAAATACTACTATAAAGTTACAGAAATCACACTACAGTATTTGCTCCTCATTCAGTGATGACTcctttttgcttgtctcttgtactcctgcatcagATTATTCCTTACAATCGTCCAgtaacagtaatctgcaagcacTGAGGGATTCCATTTCCCTTGATGTCTTTTCTCCATAGCCATGAAATTTTGGTGAAATGTCTCACCGAGCTCGTCGCTCACTGCTCCACAGTTTGGTGGAAAAAAGTCTTAAAGTTAATTATTGTTATTACGTGAGAAatgaatctttaaccccttcatgacctggggattttccgtgttcgttttttgctccccttcttcccagagccataacttttttatttttccgtcaatttggccatgtgagggcttattttttgcaaaacaagttgtacttttgaacaacctcattggttttagcatgtcgtgtactagaaaacgggaaaaaaattccaagtgcggtgaaattgcaaaaaaagtgcaatcccacacttgttttttgtttggcttttttactagcttcactaaatgctaaaactgacctgctattatgtttctccaggtcattacgagttcatagacaccaaacatgtctaggttctcttatctaagtggtggaaaaaaattccaaactttgctaataaataaataaatagcaccatattccgatacccgtagcgtctccatttttcatgatctggggtcgggtgagggcttattttttgcgtgctgagctggcgtgtttaatgatagcatttggtgcagattcgttcttttgatcgcccgttattgcattttaatgcaatgtcgcggcgaccaaaaaaacgtaattctggcatttcgaatttttttctcgctacgtcgtttagcgatcaggttaatccttttttttattgatagatcgggcgattctgaacgcggcgataccaaatatgtgtagatttgaattttttattgatttattttgaatggggcgaaaggggggtgatttaaacttttatatttttttcacatttttttttttacttttgccatgcttcaatagcctccatgggaggctagaagctggcaccactcgatcagctctgctacatagcagcgtctGTTAGATcgctatgcagcaaaaatgcaggtgtgctatgagcgtcgaccacagggtggcgctcacagcaggcatcagtaaccatagaggtctcaaggacctctatggttaccattctgacgcatcgctgacccccaatcatgtgacgggggtcggcaatgcgctcatttccgcccgcccggaagcgccggttaaatgccgctgtcagcgtttgacagcggcatttaactagttaatagtggcggtgaATCACAATTTCACCCgcctctattgcgggcacatgtcagctgttcaaaacagctgacgtcccggctttggtgcgggctcaccgccggagcgctgcatcaaagcgcggtatctgacctcagatgtactgtcccatccgaggtcagaaagaggttaaggagaTGTTCCAGCCAAGATCCTTATATGTTTTGACAAGATTTTCCACAAGCTCTTTGATAATTTATCTGCTCTTGATGCCAGCCTCACTAATGCGAATGCTACCCATACAGCCTTTTCCTTGCCCTGCAACAAATGGAGAAACTCCTCATCTTGAAGCTTAAGAATTTGAGGTCCAATAAAGACTCCTTCCTTAATCTTTACTTCACTCATCCTTGGAAATGTACCAATGAGATATTTGatgcttttgcatttttatccattgcctttacaaagttcttAATTAGGCTCAACTTTATGTGCAATGgtggtaagtagtgatgagcgaacgttctaGGAGGTGttaatctgagcatgcttgggtgctaacaagGGACTTCAGCGCTCTCAAATATGTTCGAATCCCCGGGCCTGCATATCTcgaggctgttcgacagctgcaacacataatGAAGAAAGGTTCCAGCATCACTAATTTGCAAAGTTTAAAGGATTCCATAATCAATATACAGCAACGCGTTTTGAACGAGCAAACTGCATTCTTTGCCAGAGCTGTGACAAAGAACGCAGCTTGGGTGTTCGAAATGCGTTGCTGTGTCTATATTGATTATGGAATCCTTTAAATTGGAATAAACTTTATACATTGATGAAGCTGGAACCTTTCTTCATTTTCGTACTTCACCAAAAGAGGTCCTTTGAGTTCCATGCTTCAGGACACCTAAGCCTTGGTGAGCTGGTTacctctttcttaaagggaacctgtcacctgaatttggcgggaccggtttttggtcatatgggcggagttttcgggtgtttgattcaccctttgcttacccgttggctgcaatattggattgaagttcattctctgtcccccgtagtacacgcctgtgcaaggcaatcttgccttgcgcacacgcagtatgctttgcccaactgtgggcaaagccgaaaagcattagtgcacatgcgccggcgcactatgtcctggaactatTACGCGGtgatccgggacatagtgcgctggcacatgtgcactaatgattgccttgcgcaggcgtgtactacggaggacagagaatgaacttcaatccaatattgcggccagcatgcagccagcgggtaagaaaagggtgaatcaaacacccgaaaactctgcccatataaccgaaaaccggtcccgccaaattcaggtgaccggttccttttaagacatgcagggattgcctaataaaCAGCCGCAAGACAAGCAgcagtggggactcgaacatataatTCAAACATGTTGAAGTCATTTGGTTAGCACAGGAGTCATAACAAAATCTTATGTGGTCAACAAGTGCAGGGTGCCAGACATTTTTACTCCGTGACTGAAGTGAATGTCGAAAAGGCCAGTCTCTTTTACTGTAGTGATCTTCTCTTGCACGACTATTCCACTCACACAGAAAGCAGCAGTACATTGTATATCCACCCTGGAggccaagtaaggctactttcacactagcaacaGTACGggaccgtcgccatgcgtcggcccgacgcacgttgtgaaagaaatgaacgggggcagcggatgcagtttttcaacgcatccgctgccccattgtaatgtccggggaggagggggcggagttccggccgcacatgcgcggtcggaaatggcggacacgttacatgtaactttttttgtgccgacggtccgccacaacacgacgcatccgtcaaacgacggatggccatacgttgcaaatgcaagtctatggagaaaaaaacgtatcctgctggcaactttgcaggatgcggtttttccccaaaacgacgcattgcgaaggCCGTCacgcgacgctagtgtgaaagtagccttagaaggcAACCACCCGTACAGTCACCACAGAGGAGCCACAAATGTTGGTCATAGTTCAGGCACATCAAGAGCTCTTTCATGTTGTCTCAGGTTTCTGTCACGTGGCTGCATAAGCAACTAGAATTGAAGGTAGCGCATTGCTATTATAATGGCTTTTAGGCTTGCTTTGGCCTAATCGATGAAGAGCCTCCATTCCTTTTGATTATGACTTCTCTTCAGAGCTTCTATTAAATTGTTAATAATGTTGCCTGCCACAAGATCGCTCTCAATGAAGAAGTCTTGGACATGATCTTTATTCACTATTCTTTATCACGGTTGCGAAACAAAGAAGCCCGAACCTTGCCCACTAGGAGATTCCACT contains:
- the LOC138677063 gene encoding zinc finger protein ZFP2-like isoform X2, whose product is MSKKYISNIQVHPDMTYTRMVDNCYNIFNSIDPKTGNVLEMTTYLCIDCGKSFTDSALFVKHQKTHRGQKSHTCTVCGKTFSYNSHLVIHQRIHAGVRLYSCSYCEKCFTDRPSLVKHERIHTGEKPFACTVCGKSFTDRSNLVKHHRIHTREKSFTCIECGKSFTDRSNLVKHQRIHTGEKSFECTECGKRFTENSTLVVHRRSHTGEKPYACKECGKTYSCNSHLIVHQRAHTGERPFICQECGKSFTDSSTLVIHQRVHTGEKPFVCMTCGNRYTKKSAMVKHQRTHTGDKPFTCSQCGKGFIDSSSLVKHQRTHTGEKPFACILCGRNFAARSTLVNHQRTHTGEKPYTCTVCGKCFSCNSHLIVHQRFQTGEKPFACTECGKSFTDSSTLVKHQRIHTGSMLTSGERSVVAAALVFEAARLQEERRPKRKRRMWTRSWLQKRSTLSHMGLIRELRDNNPHDFRNYLRMSEESFKIILAAVTPLIQRRDTPMGAAVPVDERLAVTLRFLATGRSLQDLQFSAAVSRPLLSVVIPETCEAIVHSLRHYMEVLLFFFCCCVMLCRYIILAIEPVVRPGGEHFYWYMVSILSCAAPILRPHSDMCCCDPAPSCVSILTCAAPVLRLHSDMCCYNPAPPFFYLLLPTLFYRLYYFDILFSTPSQSVKPSDKMTTCILRIVDFVLLLHTARQSL
- the LOC138677063 gene encoding zinc finger protein ZFP2-like isoform X1; its protein translation is MFVNCIDKYRKLQEPCTTSFQKAEKRMSKKYISNIQVHPDMTYTRMVDNCYNIFNSIDPKTGNVLEMTTYLCIDCGKSFTDSALFVKHQKTHRGQKSHTCTVCGKTFSYNSHLVIHQRIHAGVRLYSCSYCEKCFTDRPSLVKHERIHTGEKPFACTVCGKSFTDRSNLVKHHRIHTREKSFTCIECGKSFTDRSNLVKHQRIHTGEKSFECTECGKRFTENSTLVVHRRSHTGEKPYACKECGKTYSCNSHLIVHQRAHTGERPFICQECGKSFTDSSTLVIHQRVHTGEKPFVCMTCGNRYTKKSAMVKHQRTHTGDKPFTCSQCGKGFIDSSSLVKHQRTHTGEKPFACILCGRNFAARSTLVNHQRTHTGEKPYTCTVCGKCFSCNSHLIVHQRFQTGEKPFACTECGKSFTDSSTLVKHQRIHTGSMLTSGERSVVAAALVFEAARLQEERRPKRKRRMWTRSWLQKRSTLSHMGLIRELRDNNPHDFRNYLRMSEESFKIILAAVTPLIQRRDTPMGAAVPVDERLAVTLRFLATGRSLQDLQFSAAVSRPLLSVVIPETCEAIVHSLRHYMEVLLFFFCCCVMLCRYIILAIEPVVRPGGEHFYWYMVSILSCAAPILRPHSDMCCCDPAPSCVSILTCAAPVLRLHSDMCCYNPAPPFFYLLLPTLFYRLYYFDILFSTPSQSVKPSDKMTTCILRIVDFVLLLHTARQSL
- the LOC138677063 gene encoding zinc finger protein ZFP2-like isoform X3, with product MFVNCIDKYRKLQEPCTTSFQKAEKRMSKKYISNIQVHPDMTYTRMVDNCYNIFNSIDPKTGNVLEMTTYLCIDCGKSFTDSALFVKHQKTHRGQKSHTCTVCGKTFSYNSHLVIHQRIHAGVRLYSCSYCEKCFTDRPSLVKHERIHTGEKPFACTVCGKSFTDRSNLVKHHRIHTREKSFTCIECGKSFTDRSNLVKHQRIHTGEKSFECTECGKRFTENSTLVVHRRSHTGEKPYACKECGKTYSCNSHLIVHQRAHTGERPFICQECGKSFTDSSTLVIHQRVHTGEKPFVCMTCGNRYTKKSAMVKHQRTHTGDKPFTCSQCGKGFIDSSSLVKHQRTHTGEKPFACILCGRNFAARSTLVNHQRTHTGEKPYTCTVCGKCFSCNSHLIVHQRFQTGEKPFACTECGKSFTDSSTLVKHQRIHTGSMLTSGERSVVAAALVFEAARLQEERRPKRKRRMWTRSWLQKRSTLSHMGLIRELRDNNPHDFRNYLRMSEESFKIILAAVTPLIQRRDTPMGAAVPVDERLAVTLRFLATGRSLQDLQFSAAVSRPLLSVVIPETCEAIVHSLRHYMEFPRMADN
- the LOC138677063 gene encoding zinc finger protein 271-like isoform X5, translated to MSKKYISNIQVHPDMTYTRMVDNCYNIFNSIDPKTGNVLEMTTYLCIDCGKSFTDSALFVKHQKTHRGQKSHTCTVCGKTFSYNSHLVIHQRIHAGVRLYSCSYCEKCFTDRPSLVKHERIHTGEKPFACTVCGKSFTDRSNLVKHHRIHTREKSFTCIECGKSFTDRSNLVKHQRIHTGEKSFECTECGKRFTENSTLVVHRRSHTGEKPYACKECGKTYSCNSHLIVHQRAHTGERPFICQECGKSFTDSSTLVIHQRVHTGEKPFVCMTCGNRYTKKSAMVKHQRTHTGDKPFTCSQCGKGFIDSSSLVKHQRTHTGEKPFACILCGRNFAARSTLVNHQRTHTGEKPYTCTVCGKCFSCNSHLIVHQRFQTGEKPFACTECGKSFTDSSTLVKHQRIHTGERPYVCNYCGKSFIDNSTLIKHQRIHTGERPYSCKVCGKCFADSSTLVKHQRIHTGEKPYTCKDCGRSFTDCSTLIKHQRIHRRGKQPAHIIDPKMDLKES